Proteins from one Coregonus clupeaformis isolate EN_2021a chromosome 29, ASM2061545v1, whole genome shotgun sequence genomic window:
- the ndfip2 gene encoding NEDD4 family-interacting protein 2, whose amino-acid sequence MDQAASRYQVFENDEDDSCEPSTSAQQPCTSAQACPIPVALEGDAEAPPPPYASIALGATAAIPESGCYPSDFPVPPPYSVATSLPTYDEAEKAKAAAMVLSAVEVIPGEDDFPPRDDFSDVDQLRVGNDGIFMLAFFMAFLFNWIGFCLSFCLTNTIAGRYGAICGFGLSLIKWILIVRFSDYFTGYFNGQYWLWWIFLVLGLLLFFRGFVNYLKVRNMSESMAASHRTRFFFLY is encoded by the exons ATGGACCAGGCAGCAAGCCGATACCAAGTG ttTGAGAATGATGAAGACGACTCCTGTGAGCCCTCCACCAGCGCCCAGCAGCCGTGCACCTCGGCCCAGGCCTGCCCAATCCCAGTAGCCCTGGAGGGGGACGCAGAGGCCCCACCGCCTCCCTATGCCAGCATCGCCCTGGGCGCCACCGCTGCCATCCCTG AGAGCGGTTGTTACCCGAGTGATTTCCCCGTGCCGCCCCCCTACAGCGTGGCCACCTCTCTTCCCACCTACGATGAGGCAGAGAAAGCCAAAGCTGCAGCCATGGTACTCTCTGCTGTGGAGGTGATACCAGGG GAGGATGACTTCCCTCCAAGGGATGACTTCAGCGACGTCGACCAGCTGAGGGTGGGGAACGATGGCATTTTCATGCTGGCCTTTTTCA TGGCCTTCCTGTTCAATTGGATTGGGTTCTGCCTGTCATTCTGCCTGACCAACACCATCGCCGGCCGATACGGGGCCATCTGCGGCTTTGGCCTCTCTCTCATCAAGTGGATTCTCATCGTCAGG TTCTCAGACTACTTTACTGGATACTTCAATGGGCAGTACTGGCTCTGGTGGATTTTCCTGGTCCTCG GTCTCCTGCTTTTCTTCAGAGGATTCGTGAACTACCTGAAAGTGCGCAACATGTCTGAAAGCATGGCTGCCTCGCACAGAACACGCTTCTTCTTCCTGTACTAA